The Epinephelus moara isolate mb chromosome 11, YSFRI_EMoa_1.0, whole genome shotgun sequence sequence AGACTAACCTGAATCTATTTGAATCTACCaccattttaagtccacactgatgcatagccatgccaacatactggTATTACCTAGGTTTGAAGAGTGAAGCgaagtgaagtaaaaaaaactacagtgctGGGCAATGCTGTGCAAACATGCTGTCTATGTAAAACAGCTTGACAACAGCATCAGTCCCCCCACAGCGCTCATAGATCAATAGCTGTTTAACAGAGAAACCGCTTTTTCACGTCATGATATCAGCCAAATCAGTGGTGGAGTGGGCAGAGTCAATGATGAAAAATGTTAACAGAGTAAGCATCAACCTGCCCTTGCCAGATCAGGACAGTTCTCAAGGTGACTTATGTTCAATTAGTTGTGAACCATCTAAGGAACTTAAAATATATGGCTAGAAATAGTCAAACAAAACTTTAGTTCAAAAATCtagtaattcattttttttccttttaatggGACTTTCTGTTTTGATGTAATTTGTGTAACCCAAATACACATGCTCTATCAATCTCTCACATTCTCTGTCCTTGTCAGAGCGCTTAATTCCCAAAAACATTCCTCCATGCTGCACTAAGGTCTCCACTGCTAATATCAGCATTGATGTGACTGGGGACACGTATCGTCAACAATCTGCCAGATACCACTGTGTGGAGGCTATAATGTAAGTCTATACATGTTgtccaacacacaaacatacacacataaaatctccatcattttcttttttgttttcagcttcagCACACGAGGTGGAGAAGAGGCCTGTGTGGATCCCAAGGCTGAATGGGTCCAGGAACGTAAGTTGtctcaacacaaacacacatacaacaatatatgcacagaaacactgctgatcttttttgtctctctccttTTACCTCTAGTAACTGCCAAAATGACGAAGACAGACAAGATTTGAAGCATCTCCACCTGTCTGAGCAAAACATTTCCTAATgtttaccccccccccccccccaacccacccacccacactgTATATACACTCATATATTCCACTGTAATAACCCCCTTGAATGCAATAACATGAGCTCAAATGCATATATCTCTGCAGAAAGTGCAACATGAAGCAATAAAGACATTTCTATTccaaaacatttctgtttgttttctgaaataaagttaaattcatAATGAGACATTTTCTTCTTAAAGATCATGTCACATTAATTTCTTGTATAAAAACCTTGAAATTAACTGCCAGGAAGGATATTTGACTTATTTCAGTGAGTGTTAGCTGATGGA is a genomic window containing:
- the ccl34b.4 gene encoding chemokine (C-C motif) ligand 34b, duplicate 4; translated protein: MSIRFLSITLLLLSVHLFSQSSANKRLIPKNIPPCCTKVSTANISIDVTGDTYRQQSARYHCVEAIIFSTRGGEEACVDPKAEWVQELTAKMTKTDKI